The genomic segment AGAATCTTTTCACCTGCCGCCACATCCACCCTTGCCTCACATACTCTCAATATTCTAACAGTACAGCTGTGAGCCGGAAAATATCCTTCTCCAGTATTGCTGTTACGAAACAACCCAATGTGCAGTTACTACCTAGCACTGTTGAGGAACTGCAAGGTTCTCAGAACTCCCAGCAAATTATACCTCAATGCAAGGGTAGCGTGCTCTTGGCTATGTGCTTACAGGAGAATTTTCCAGTTGCAGGGAGCCTTAGCCAGGCTGCTGTGTGGACATGTATACATATCCAGAACAGACATAACCTAAAATGCCATCAACAGTACTACTCACTGCATCACTGCTCTACCTCTTCAGACTACCAGAAGTTTACAGACCCCACAACCTGAAGTCAGTATCACAGAATGGGCAAGAGTACTCATCACAGAAGGTAGACGGCATCTGCTACCTGTTGTTTGGACCTGAAAAAGTGTTGTATCTTTTACAAGCCAACATCTATAGCTTCACTATTAAGAGATGCTGAACACCTGCTGCTTCCACTGAATGAGCAATGCAACTGCTAAGCACTTATTTGAAAAATTCTAATACTGAGTTACTGATAACTACATTATAATTCAGAAGTTTTTGATTATTTGATCATTTGCATAAACACAGCAACAGAATCCACGCATACTCACAAAACAATTTTAGTTCTCTCTCTGAAATAGATTCGAGTGCCTAAAAGAGAGAATAAACTCATTCCAATACATACAATGGCCAGAGAACTTATATTTTCACATATTCATATATTCATGCAGAATACCTAGTTGttcttgtaaaagaaaaaaagatatattaaatTGTAAATAACACACCCCTGTATGCCCTTTACTTTTGTATAACCAAACCAGGAGTGATAGAGCAGACCACAGATATTCAATTTCATTAGAACTTACTTAAACCCTTTGAAGAGAATGAGGTAATTAGGCCTTCTCTTTTCATATCTGACTCCTGTGACTTATTTCTGTACAGAATGTCAcggtaaaaatatttctatccTGTCAGAATGACCATACATTTGTAATTACCTTGCCTAGGGATTGTAACAGTTTAGCAGCATGGTTACCCACAGCAGCAATAtccttctttgctttttcacgGTATCTGTTAATAATAAAGAAGTCTTAATAATTACAGCATAAAGCCATCAACCTCATAGTGAAGACCATGTCTTTTTGGTTTATATTATAAAGACAAAATACACGCCCCATAAATGGAAGTGAGCTACCTCGAGGCCACCAACGCACTCATTACCTCCCTGTATGACTCttcagcacagctcagctgttCACAAAACATGTGGCTTAGAAACAGGTTAAAATTAAAGTGGATATTACTACTAACagtcagaggaaaaatattaagtagTTTCAGAACAACAGCTATCTGTCCTTCATTGGGCTTCCAGTATTTCACTGATTTCTGTATCTTAATATTTGTAGCCACAGTGTATTAGTTCCATTAAGACCTATGACAATGCAAACATGTCAACACAGTATTTACTAAAACTCAATTTAAGAGCTCACTTTAAGGAACTGTAATTGTGTTATCTGCAAATGAAAACCCTGTAATGCTTATTGGAATTGAGAACTGAAGTACGTTAGGATCTGGAAGTTAAGGACTGATGCTTAAAGAATTCAGATTTACACATTAGGGTATCTGTGCAAATTCAAGCAATTATGCTTTCATTTAgcaaaataatgataaaagttCTTGGCTTTACTGTCATTATACAGAGTAACTTCCGTGAAGCAACAGCAGTCAATTGTTTATAAGTCTTCTGCAAGATActgcttcattttaaagattttaaaaaaaaagaaagaaaaagcaatcagCTGCGAAGTAAATGTGTTAATGCTGTAAGAAGGTCTTTTTGGCCCAACAATTTGCATCATGACCAGGACGCACAGGAATAGCGAGTTCATGTTGAGAATGCATGCATTCAAAGATGGCCTTCCTAAAATTTTGATCCATACTGATGCTCTTTAGAATTTAGAATGTTCATTTACTCTTCCTTATCTACCAAGCAATCCCTTCAAAGAACATTAATTAGAATTAAGTATTTAGAATTAAGTTCTAGGAAAGTAGAATTTCTGTAACCAGGGTGGCATACATATcgaggaaaaaaaccaaaggctGTGTTTAAGCAACATTTTGCTTTGGACAGCAGTGGCTGGGCTATGGGATCTACTGTCTATATGAAGGTCTTTACTAAATCTGAAATGAAGAGAAGTGATCACTTATTACCCAGCCTGAGAAAACTAAGATGCGCTGAAGGCTTAGGCCCTGGTTCCAAACCGCAGACAGCATCTACACAGGGAGCAGACAGCTCTGGTCTGCCATGCTTCCCGTACCCCTCCTCACCCCAGTCCCAAGTACACGCTTTTCTTTTAGTGCAGGAATTCATGCACTTTGTGCGGTCTGAAGTTATCACCATTCACTCTCACTAGTAACtaccaaagaaataaattgtatACTTACACATTTTGCAATTTGATAAATTTATTGGAGTCTGCTATCATATCAGGAATAGTGCCCCGGACAGGCAAGCTTCCTTGCCCCTCATTTGCCACAAATTCCTTTACAGCTCGAGCCAAAATCCAGAAGGAGGGCGACTGCAAATGCATGAGAGCCAGTCATGTACACAAGTATTATTTATGATGCTTTTTCCACATTTAAGTTTTACCCTTAATTACTCATTACCTGCTCTGTGAGATTTATGCAGCAATTATCATTAAAAATCTCTTCAATGCACCTTGgaatctaagaaaaaaaataattgggttTTTATTTACTTGACTTGCCATTTCCTGAATTACCTCAACACTCGTTACACAGGTGATCCAACTCTAAGCAACCTCCAAATTTTGTACAAAATCTCTTCTGCATCTTACACAGTCAGTGCTTCCCAGACTTATTTCAAATAGTACCACTGCCTGAGAACAAGGTATGTGCTTCTGATCAAGGTGTTACAAACAAAATCTCACCTTATTTCCACCTTCTACatggaagatttaaaaaaacctggtaGCAGCACCAGCAAAAGGTACTACCAGTCTcagctgcctctccttcctgccagaggcagagcagcaagAAGGCTGGGGAACCAAAGAGGGGCTGCAAAAATTAGAGTGTTTTGACTCCTTAACTGTTGCAGTTCAGTCTggcacacaaacaaacaaatcactAATAGCCTGGGACACACGCTGTAGCGGCTCAGATGTCAGCACTAAGCTTtacctgctgctgttttgggaGATTTAACTTGACTGTCCAAGCAAGGATCAGCACAGCTCAAATAAAAATGGAACGTAATCTAAAAAGAATGGCAGAATGTGCTTTTACCTCATGTAGCTTTTGCAATTTACCATGGATGAGATGTTATGGAAATCAGAGGTCAGTTCTAAACTCTGAGTTACTACTTCAGGATTATTTAGAAACAATGAAAACTTCACTTCTAATGTTTTTAAGCTTGATCAGTTTATGAAAGAAATTTCATAACATGTTTCTGCAAGAAGAAAGTATTGAATTTGCCGAGTCAAAGGTCCCTCGCAGCACTTAATTTCTATACAGAATAAATACTATAGCAAGTCGCTTCAGTATAGCACAATTTCAACAAATGCTGAGTCTCTCTCTAGCAATGTATTTAAATCATCCACATCAGTGACTGCTAATTCTTTATAGTTGTACCACGCACTTCACAGTTtaatctgtaaaacaaaatctgaTAAAGCCTAAGATAGGACTAAGCTACTAATGAACTCCGGTTACTGGCTCATTCCATACTTGGACTCAagtcttcaggaagaaaatgtagCTTCTTTGCATgagcaaggaaataaaaagaatttccACAAGTTGCAGTGCCACATAGTCTAGGTCTATTTTACTACACATCACTTCAATTTTAAGAATTGTACTAATCCTGTTTTAGCTAAATATAAATGTTGCAAATGGAATTACTGTCCTGAAAGTGCATAATATATTCTGAAACAATGAAGTAGTTGAAATTTCTTCAATTTTGttatataaatgtttattttacctCTGTGGTATTTAATGCTGTGTTCACATTTTTTATAGCTTCCTCAAAGTTTTCCTCATCTTCTGGCGTcccattttcattctttaagataccttattaaaaaaaaccacaaacacaatCCCTGAATGACATCTCATCATTTAGGTCCTACCAACAGAGCACGCTGGCTTTGAATGTGTTTGTGGCATAACAACTTATCAGCAAAGATTTGAATTACCAGTAAGACCTACTGATAAAACTAACTACACAGGCATTCTGCATATGGTTAATTTTCCTGTGACGTTAAACAAAAGTTACTTATCACAAAAATACCAGTTTATTTGTGTGAGAGAGTAAAGATTCATAATCACTAAATTAATGTAGATGGTGGTAAAAAGGCAAGTCAAGTCTCCTTCCCATCCCCAGTCATGTTGTGTTGGGGTTTTATCAAATTTGGCAAACACTTAAGAACGCACACAGCAAGCCAAACCAAGAAATAGACTCCACAACAAACCTAATTTAACCAAAGGTAATTACTACCGATCAGATCAGTTCCCTAGCCCAACCTGGCATAAGGATGGCAGAACCACTCAGCAGTTTGCACACAGGCCAGCTTTAAATGAGGAAATACCAAAAATTCagttaatgtttttattctacAACAATTTAAGACAACATATTTCTATATCGTAAAAATGCCTCATTAATTTCAGCATCCAAAAAGGTATTGGACTGAAACCTCTGCAAAAATGAAGACTGTTCACAGACTGGTTACAGTGCATTCAGTAGCTACataatctttctttctctctttcaatTAGTTATTCGGATTTCCAGTGATTACCGACAGTTTGGTGGGTCAACTGACCAACTAAATACTTGCAGTTAATAACCATTTCAGTGCCAaaagccagctgctttcctctgtGTCACATTTTCCACATTAAACATCAACATTTTCTACAGGATTTTCTTCTAAggcctctcctcccacccaaaTTAAGACATACTTTTGATCTTAAACAGTGAACAGTAAGAAACACTGCCAAACTGCATTTATAAGCAAATCTGGGATCTTAAGACCCACCTGTATAAAACAATCATTTAGCAGAAGAATCATACTATATATGCCAGCAGATTTTCATATATTAACGCTGAGAGaacttctgattatttttcagatattgCCTTACATATTTCTGCCAACGAGTAAGTGATTCCTAGAACGTATATTACCTTGCCGAATCAGTTGTCTGaaggcttctttttctttgtaactCTTAGGCAACTGATCacttttctaaatttaaaaacacaaaaacattttgtctttaaaatatctacTACTAACCTCATTGTATTCAGACTGCTGAACTCTAGAGTTGGTCATTGTTCAGTCATTCACTTTATTTCaattagtaatttttttaatgattccaccttgttttctttgttacacATTGCCAAAATAATACTATAGTTTAGAAAATCCATGTctgtagtagtagtagtaataataacttaaaaaaaagacagatgatGTATCCAGTTTTGCAATATACCTCATTGAACCATTTTGTTAGATACTTGGCTACAATCACAATCCATGGAGTGTGGCTGTGGTCCTGTAATTGAACAGAGAAACCTTTGTCAAGttgagaaaaagataaaaacaggagacaaattaaaaacctattttaaaCATAAACTCCTAACATCCCTTCCACTCTTGCAAAAACACAGGATATGTTCCAGATTTTGATTCAGAAATAACATTCTCTAACTACTATAAAACAAATTACTAAATTATTATTCCTTTACTTAAAAGAAGGGTGGCTGAGCCAAGTTGTCCCATATTTTTCTGGAGTGGAACTCATGTTATGCACCAATCTCCACACCGCAAAGCTCTGCAGCAGTTGgtaatcataaaaataataaaaaaggagggGTGAGGGGGAATCAATCTAACAAAAGATCAAGTTGTCCAAGAATATTCCTGACTTCAAGACTCCCACTTGCTTAAGATTTAAATACAGAATGTAGCATTTGGGGCAGAGGCCAAAATTAGTACCTTGTGACTGATTCTACAGTCGCCTCTGCTCCGACGAGACTCGGGACCAAAACCCATCATCTGCCAAGAGCCATTTTCATCGGGTCCCTGTTCTACGTCTGCATCTGCCTTAGAGCACATGGTGCAAACCACATACCAACCTTTTTGTCCATATGATCCAAGTCGTAAGATTGAATGTGTTCCCTCAGTTCTGGAAATGGTTTGTCCAGTCTCAGATCTTCTAACGTATTGTCAGGATGAGATTCAAcaactgtgaaaataaaataacaccaTGCCTTTCACAGTTTTATGTCAGGCTTTCAATACAGTCAAATAGAGTGCATCATCTGCTCATTCAACTGCTTGATCCTAACCATCATTTGAGCTGGGATAGAGATAGTTTTCTTCACTATAGCTGGTATAAAGCTCtgttttggacttagcatgagaataatgttaaCACacggatgttttagttgttgccagGTACTGCTTGTACTAGtgaaggacttttccagcctctcatgcacaagaagctgggaggggaggggggcacagccagaacagctgatccaaactggccaaagggatattccatatcatatgacatcatgccctgTATACCATCTGGCAGGAGTCAGCTggtgggagctggctgggggaagcagcgatcgtGGCTTGGGGAACGGCAGCGctggtcagtgggtggtgagcggttgcatcacttgtgggtttgttttgttttttcccccctcctcccaaggtttcacctccctctctctctctcgttattttccttctcatcatATTATTGGTTATTACTACCACtactactgttttattttaattattaaactcttaacccacgagttttcttactttggcccttgtgattctctcccccatcccatagagctggggggagtgagacagcagctgcatggtgtttagttaGTGAcaggggctaaaccatgacaatccTCAAAATAAGTGTttcatgtaatttaattttaacatcAGGATAATCTccaattttattatttgttgcAGTCGTAATTTCTATGCATTCCTCAAAGAATGGTCCTGGTGATGAACTACAAACTACATAAGACTTAACAAATACTAAATACAACACtagataaaaatacaaaaaaagtgACATCACATACTGAAGCTTTAAACTTTTCTAAAAAGTCTTTATCTCAGAAGAACTCTCTAACCTGTATGTTCTTTAATAATGACTCTCATATAACCAACCAGTCCATAAGTCCTGCAGACCAGCAGAGGAACATTATAATTCCAGAGGAGTTCAGCCAAGCGCAGCAACGTACTGCAAGGAGAAAcatttgggttttcttcagATGTACAAGAGGACAACAGTTAACTCTTGTACAAGTCACTTGTGAAAGAAGTTTTGTATGAGAGAACTCTAATATTATCATCACTAAGCACATATAAGGTGATTAATTTTATACGTGATTTTACACTAGGTTAGAAATACTTTAATCCATTAGCTCACTTATCTTTAACTCCATCCTCCCAAATGCTCCAAATATCAGTTAAACAAAAAACTTCAATGAgttgtgaaagaaagaaaaaagaattagatCTGTGTGTTGCACAAACTTAACTTCTAGTAGGGACAATTCCAATCAGAGGTGTTTGAATAGCACGTAAGAAATACTATTTATTCCCAAATGCCTGCAAGGGAACCACCACTTCAAAGAGGCAAGGTGGCTCTTAGTCTTGTAAGGGACAGCATCTCCAGCTCCTCTGTAAGTAGGGGGAAAGATATGAACACCAGCCACTTCCTTACAAAAGCAAGATTTAACTATTCATCTATCCAGCAACCTCTTGCCTCTGAGGAGGCAGCTTGTCTACTGAAACAGAAGCACACTCTTCTCCCCCATGTTTCTCAATACTCAGAGTAGTTGTGTTTCATCTGTACCGTTTACTGGAAGGCAGCATGGGAGAGGCCTCTCAGcaggaagagattaaaaaaagtgcaaaaatttCTGGTCTTGACGAAGTTTGTATCGGCAATTACATACATGGGTAAAATAGAAAGACCCACACAAACGATTAAACACACTTGCAAAAATCTAAAGGTATCATAGCTCCTATTATCTGTTAGGTTTTACATAAGAATACTTGTTACAGCCATTTTGGACCAGAAACAGCTTTCACTACAAGAGCATGTGACGTAGACAAATACACCTGGAGACAGCACCTAGGAGTCAGGCATGGATCTGAAAGAGATTTTAAACCATGtattaacaaacaaaaaggtCCACAGAAAAATGCCCTCATTTACTGTAACTTTCCTTCACAATGAGAGAGTTCTGTTTTGTGTAAGTTTTCCTGCAAGAATATGCCTGCAATTGAAATCTGCTTTTACAgctgaatgaaaaacaaacaactttaGATGATTCTTTACCTTTCTGGTAGTTGCGTGGCAACCACCAAGTTAAACCGATTAAAAAAGGAAGGGTCAGTGTCTAGAAGTTTTTCTGGACTCTAAAtagtaaggggaaaaaaaaaaaaagtcaggaaacGCTGTGAAAATTTCTGAATACACAGTAAGTCTGTTCAATAGTCAATGTAAACCGTTAAGTGAAAGCTATGAAATTATGAAGttataaaataatgtttaaaatacataaatttacTTTTCGCAACTTAGGATCATCTTCCTCAAATATTGTGTTATCATGAAGCTACTTAAACTGCAACGTTACAAAGACAACAGAAGGCTATTATTTCATACTTTTGTCACATTGTGTAACAAGAAACATACAACTAATTTAGTAAAACAAACCTCTTCAACAAAGTTTCCCGAAACATCATTATTCAATTCTTGCAAGAGCTCAGTGGCACTCTGGGCACGATTCTGTTTCAGAACAATCAAAACAAAGCTTAATCTCTTGAAACATAATTTATATAGTATATCAGTATTACATATGCtacatggttaaaaaaaaaaagacttcatcATAAGCTAGGATTTCTTACTCCAGGCCTTGCTTACCTGATGAAAGAATAAATCACTTAACAGCAGGCATTTCTTTGAGACCATTTTcagtaatataattttaaaaacaaaaatttatatGACAACTAttcattaatttccttttgtacTCTCCTGTTgcgattttttttcctctcttacaCCTCTCTACTCTCAGGTTTACTCCTTCAACCACAATTCTCCTCCACCTTATCCTtccaaagatttttcttaacCATATTCTGTTAATTTTATACATGCAATCTTGCCAGAATTGAACTTATCTTCTTACTTATAAGCAACTAAAAAGTAAGCATGAGGAATTTCGTCAAAGAACTAATAGATTTTAACCGATACACACATGTTTAGCATTTAGCATCATAATACCACATCTGAGTATTTACTctattttcatgctttcaaTACACTTAGTGACATTATCTCCTTACCTGACCAATATGGCTTTTTTgtagaaagaaactgaaaaggagACAAGAAAGAGAGTTACACGTGAagctttattttgaagaaaaataatgttaaagCTACATTTTGTAGTGCAGAATGTGTTGCTGACTCTCATAAACAACAAACTGAGCTCCCCcttaaatctgcttttcttctccctacCACTGTAATTTTTTCATCATGATCAGTTTAAGGAAGCTTGCCCATGCCCGAGCcacaaatctgaaaaataagacATGCCAAATTCCTCTAGAAGCCAGGATCATACTGCAGATTCTTTTTCACTGGGCTAATTAAAGACCCATTAGCAATCATTTCTTCATGTAATAGAACATCCTTCCCCGATGTGTAACACCTGTAAGTAGACAGATCTTTGAGGTATCTACCTGAACCATAAGAGAATGCAATCTAGAATTAGTATTTTTTCTAGGATTTGTAAAGAGTTTCTTGTCCTTtcccctgctgcccacagcctTTCAAAGATGCAAACACTAATTAATGGCCATCAGTCAGTCACAATGATAAACTAATGAAAAGTAAGATATTTTCATGaccaaaattacagaaaatacatttagcTATGCTGAAATGCAAGCGAATCTTGCACTGTCATATCTCAAGATTACAGCaaacaagttattttaaaatatttttatattgagTAGACCATTGCCTTTAAAAACGTGAAGCATGAAGCAAACAGACCTGTAAGACACAAAAACAGCAACTAAAAAAACTATGTAAAATTTAGCAGCTAATATCAAAATGATCATGCATGCTCTGTACATCACAAACACCCCAAACAACAGAAGACCAGGAAAAACATATAGACTTCTAAAATTACTAAGAATTTTATAGGATTTCTTAACAAGCATAGAGACGGAACTACTTATGAAACCGTGCTACTTCTCAATTTGTATCGGAAACTAGTAACAAACCTACTTATTTCCAACATCTTCTCCAGAGACTCGATTCCCATCGACAACTGTAAATGAACCAATACCTTGGGGGAGAAAAGATTACTGTGAATAACTAGGCATTATGAAGTGATCAGAcacattacaaagaaaatacagaagaggtACCTACTTACCTGGCAGCACTAAGTTTTTGAGTATTTCCGTTCCTGTCGCCGTTGCATTTATCACACAGACGTGGGCAGATTCTAAAGCTTCTTGTCCATGGTCACCCCACAATCTATATTGGGATGGGAAGAGAAACGTTCTGAAGTTACTTCATTTCAGATTGTAAAGCCTatataaagaaatggaaaacatttcatagaatcagTGTGTCCCGAGTTAATGAtcctgtgggtcccttccaagtccaactcctgtccctgcacaggacaaccccaaattcataCCATGTCTCTGAGGATGCTGTCCAAGTACTTCTTGAATAgtgccaggctggtgccgtgagtgcctgcctccctggggagcctgttccagggctccaccaccctctgggggaaggaccttttcctaatatccaacatAAACCTCCCCAGCACACCCttctgccattccctcgggtctTGTCATTTAAGCTACCACAAACAGAAGCCAGATTACTACTTCCCATTCACTGTTGAGAGGGACTAAAAAGCACTAACCAAAATAAGCTTTACTTAAGAAAACTTACTGTAACAAACTTGAACCTTTCTAAAAAACAACCCAATTTTCCTGACATTTGATTTTCTCCATCTTTATACTCCACGCCATATGAATGTGCAcatctttttctgttgtaatgtacttaattttttaaaaaactcagcATGGGCCAAAACACTCCTTAGACAATCTCGCCCTAAAACTGAATGCTCTCTTTTAAGTAAGTTTT from the Phalacrocorax aristotelis chromosome 8, bGulAri2.1, whole genome shotgun sequence genome contains:
- the NAE1 gene encoding NEDD8-activating enzyme E1 regulatory subunit, which encodes MAQAGRASLKEQRYDRQLRLWGDHGQEALESAHVCVINATATGTEILKNLVLPGIGSFTVVDGNRVSGEDVGNNFFLQKSHIGQNRAQSATELLQELNNDVSGNFVEESPEKLLDTDPSFFNRFNLVVATQLPESTLLRLAELLWNYNVPLLVCRTYGLVGYMRVIIKEHTVVESHPDNTLEDLRLDKPFPELREHIQSYDLDHMDKKDHSHTPWIVIVAKYLTKWFNEKSDQLPKSYKEKEAFRQLIRQGILKNENGTPEDEENFEEAIKNVNTALNTTEIPRCIEEIFNDNCCINLTEQSPSFWILARAVKEFVANEGQGSLPVRGTIPDMIADSNKFIKLQNVYREKAKKDIAAVGNHAAKLLQSLGKALESISERELKLFCSNSAFLRVVRCRSLSEEYGLHTFNKDEIISHMDNPDSELVLYLMLRAVDRFYKQHGRYPGVYNYQIEDDIGKLKSCLTGFLQEHGLSVVVKDDYVHEFCRYGAAEPHAVAAFMGGAAAQEVIKVITGQFVIFNNTYIYSGMSQTSATFQL